The Microcoleus sp. FACHB-672 genome window below encodes:
- a CDS encoding MarR family transcriptional regulator → MTQQHYRITLEEAINHHKDGWLTSTALLYYYFRIRMKAGWKVTLHQKEITELLGISRASFYRAIEQLSAKGLIEWEAPSGLVVELKRQPADSLTDETPSLTDETPSLTDETPSLTDETPSLTDETPSLTDETATPLKALPSEEPKNPSYSYQSSYQTFFKSLSESEREKFLNFANKAAEDLPKPPKLPRRWIERNFEDLARQWAKAEGKPQQSPQSQVWENHPRRADWTAQIVNEGYFPFISAAGSSAERAERKLFFDWARAAGWLEEAS, encoded by the coding sequence ATGACTCAACAGCACTACAGAATCACGCTTGAAGAAGCAATTAACCACCATAAAGATGGGTGGTTAACCTCTACAGCCCTACTTTATTACTATTTCCGAATCCGCATGAAAGCAGGGTGGAAAGTAACCCTTCACCAGAAAGAAATTACAGAGTTACTGGGCATTAGCCGCGCTTCTTTTTACCGTGCGATTGAACAACTAAGTGCTAAAGGGTTGATTGAATGGGAAGCCCCCAGCGGCTTAGTAGTCGAGCTAAAGCGTCAACCTGCTGACAGTCTCACCGATGAGACACCCAGTCTCACCGATGAGACACCCAGTCTCACCGATGAGACACCCAGTCTCACCGATGAGACACCCAGTCTCACCGATGAGACACCCAGTCTCACCGATGAGACAGCGACACCCCTCAAAGCCTTACCCAGTGAGGAACCCAAAAACCCCTCATATTCTTATCAATCTTCTTATCAGACTTTTTTCAAATCTCTCTCTGAAAGCGAGAGAGAGAAATTTTTAAATTTTGCCAATAAGGCAGCGGAGGACTTGCCCAAACCTCCCAAACTTCCACGACGGTGGATCGAACGCAATTTCGAGGATTTAGCACGGCAATGGGCAAAGGCAGAAGGTAAGCCCCAGCAATCCCCTCAAAGTCAAGTTTGGGAGAATCACCCGCGCCGCGCAGACTGGACGGCTCAAATCGTCAATGAAGGCTATTTCCCGTTTATTTCCGCTGCCGGTTCCTCTGCCGAGCGTGCCGAGCGAAAATTATTCTTCGATTGGGCGCGTGCCGCTGGATGGCTAGAGGAGGCAAGCTGA
- a CDS encoding helix-turn-helix domain-containing protein, protein MNLRKKAGLTQRAIAVALDVRESTISEWERGLSTPHLRPSQVKKMLEVYQCSLDELIEAFEGQEAEAEAQTNGNE, encoded by the coding sequence GTGAACCTTCGCAAGAAAGCTGGATTAACCCAAAGAGCCATAGCAGTAGCTCTCGACGTACGAGAATCTACTATCTCGGAGTGGGAAAGAGGGCTTTCTACACCGCATCTCCGTCCTTCTCAAGTCAAAAAAATGCTTGAGGTCTATCAATGCTCACTAGACGAGTTGATCGAAGCTTTTGAAGGTCAGGAAGCCGAAGCGGAGGCACAAACCAATGGAAACGAGTAA
- a CDS encoding C39 family peptidase gives MKKVLNVPHKSQLDNEVDPRQTCNVTCIAMVLEYLKAARREEYSQRFKQFEDELNACCLDRAWNREDPTYLMRLIQLYKCRDNFTFSGSVEIVRDWIDLGFPVITHGFFTGSGHLVVIRGYDDHGFFVNDPAGEWFKTGYRHDLSGNCLHYSNNLIANTCYPDGSFWIHLVDDGSAGKLKSV, from the coding sequence ATGAAAAAAGTCTTAAACGTTCCCCACAAAAGCCAGTTAGATAATGAAGTTGACCCACGCCAGACGTGTAATGTAACTTGCATTGCGATGGTGCTGGAATACTTAAAAGCCGCACGACGCGAAGAATATTCTCAAAGATTTAAGCAGTTTGAAGACGAGTTAAATGCGTGCTGTTTAGATAGGGCTTGGAACCGCGAAGACCCAACCTATCTAATGCGGTTAATTCAGCTCTATAAGTGTCGGGATAACTTCACGTTTTCAGGCTCAGTAGAAATCGTACGCGACTGGATAGACCTAGGATTTCCAGTTATTACCCACGGCTTTTTTACCGGCAGCGGTCATTTAGTTGTGATCCGCGGCTATGACGATCACGGTTTTTTTGTTAATGACCCTGCCGGTGAATGGTTCAAGACGGGATACCGGCACGATTTAAGCGGTAACTGTTTGCATTATTCAAACAATTTGATTGCTAACACCTGTTATCCCGATGGTAGCTTCTGGATTCACTTGGTTGATGACGGAAGCGCAGGAAAGCTTAAGTCTGTATAA